In Phaseolus vulgaris cultivar G19833 chromosome 10, P. vulgaris v2.0, whole genome shotgun sequence, a single genomic region encodes these proteins:
- the LOC137817678 gene encoding uncharacterized protein → MPFYLGAFLAVALEWRAQAINAVLQAQTLQALETRVTALEEEKKTLECQNKAYQGTLKQAQEAKEKAEKQLAELTGLQDLVEADAEVQKDLKDRCYEQADEMERMEGDMATQAKAVGLLQADYDKLQVEVSRLRVEKETLEKQVASGDATMEEKDKKALIQDMAGTFDEGFQEALAQAVCMNSGIDISNCDSTHHIVDGKVVPLEMDD, encoded by the exons atgcctttctacttgggggccttcttggcggtggcccttgaatggcgcgcccaggccataAATGCTGTCCTGCAagctcaaaccctccaggccttggaaacaagggtaactgccctggaggaggaaaagaaaaccctGGAATGCCAAAACAAGGCCTACCAAGGCACTCTAAAGCAGGCTCAAGAGGCCAAGGAAAAGGCTGAAaagcaactggcagag TTAACGGGCCTTCAAGACTTAGTTGAAGCTGACgcagaagttcaaaaggacttgaaggaccgttgctaTGAGCAGGCTGAcgagatggagcggatggagggggatatggctacccaggccaaagctgtgggccttctccaggctgactacgacaaactacaggtcgaggtcagtcggcttCGTGTGGAAAAGGAgactttggagaagcaggtagcttctggggacgccaccatggaggagaaggacaaaaaggccctCATCCAGGACATGGCGGGCACTTTCGATGAGGGATTCCAGGAAGCTCTGGCCCAAGCAGTCTGCATGAACTCGGGGATTGACATttccaactgcgattccactcaccacattgttgatggaaaggtcgtgcctCTGGAGATGGACGATTGA